A segment of the Nitrospina gracilis 3/211 genome:
TGGCGTGGCTGGTGTCCAATACCGAGCCTTTGATGAAACTGATTTTCGGGAATCCCATCGTTCCGATCGTCTTGATCATCGCCCAGATCGGCCTGGTCTTCTACCTCGCGTCCTCGGTCATGAAGATGTCCGCCAGCCAGGCGACGGGGGTTTTCATTCTGTACGCCGGCCTGACGGGGTTGACCTTTTCCGCCATTTTCATGGTGTACACCGCAGCATCCATCACCTCCACTTTTCTGGTGACGGCGGGCACCTTCGGGGCCATGAGTTTTTACGGCTACACGACGAAGAAGGATCTCACCTCGTGGGGCAGTTTCCTGTTCATGGGCCTCATCGGCATCATCATCGCCTCGGTAGTAAACATCTTTCTGCAGAATGAAGCCGTTTACTGGGTGGTCACCTACGCGGGTGTGTTGATTTTCGTCGGACTCACGGCCTACGACACCCAGATGATCAAGCAGATGAACATTCTCGGCAACGAAGGCACCGATGAAGACACCAAGGAAGCCATTCAGGGAGCGCTGAAGCTGTACCTGGACTTCATCAACCTGTTCCTGATGCTCCTCCGCATCATGGGGGACCGGCGCTGAAGCCTCGGTTCCTCCACGGCGGCTTGCATAACGAAAAGGGATTCCCGGTAAGGGAATCCCTTTTTTCGTTTCAAACTCGCTCCAACAGGGCATGCTAAACTATCAGTACCATGCGAAATTTGATTTTACATTTCTTTTTTTTAACGGCAATGGCGAGCCTGTTCGTGATATACGCTTTGTCCGCTTTTGCTGATGAGCTTCCGGAATCCGCACGTGAGGGCATCGCCCATTACAACGAAGAGCATTTTGACCAGGCGGCAAGGAAGTTCAGTGAGGCGGAAGCCCTGGATCCGGAAAATCCCACCGTGCGATACAACGCAGGCAATGCCAAGTACCGGCTGGGACGTTACGAGGCGGCAATCGAGGACTACGGCAAGGTTCTTTCAGGCGACAGCCCAACAGAACTCAAACAGAAAACCTGGTACAACCAGGGCAACGCCTGGTTTCGTCTGGGAGCCCTGGACCGGGCCATGGAGTCCTACAAAAAGCTTTGGAGTTGAACCCTCAGGACGAGGACAGCAAGTTCAATTACGAATACGCCAAGCGTCAACTGGAGCAGGCTATCGCATCCGGACAGATGATGCCGCGCAATATGGATAAAGGAAAACCGCAACCCGGCAAGGAACAGAAACAGGCCCCACCCGAAGCGTCCCAATCCGAAACCACGGAACCGACGGGGCACGGCGAGGCCAACGAACAGCCCGAACCGGCCGAAGAAACCCGGACCGCAGAGCAGGATCCCGAAAAAGATAAGAAGAAAGAAGAGCCGCAGGAGCAGGTGGCAGACGAAACCCCGCCCGTTCCTTCTTCTCCCGAACAAAAAAAATGACCGCCATGCTGAAAGAGGCCGCGCCCCTAACCCAGGAAGAGGCTGAGCGGCTGTTGGGATCCTTGAGCGAGGATCTCAAGAAGTTCAAGCGCCGCCAGTTGCAGGGAGAGGTGCAGGACCTGTTCAAGGATCAGGGAAAGGACTGGTGATGCAGCCATGCGCCGGAACAACACCACAGGGGGGATGAAATTTTTTCTTTCCTTTTTTCTTTTGGCGTCGATTGCGCTGTTGCTGCCGGGTAGTGGCTGGTCACAAGACATTCGCGTGAGCGCTTCGGTGAACAACACCGAGATCACGCTGGAAGATGTGCTGGATGTGAAAGTCGTGATGGAAGGAACGCAGGACGCACCGCAACCCGATCCGCCTGCCCTGCCCGCCTTTTCGGTCCGCCCCGGCGGTCGCGCCACCTCACTGCAAATCATCAACGGAAAACGAACCGCATCGACCACATTCCATTTCCAGCTGATTCCGAAACAACCCGGTGACTTCACCATCGGTCCTTTCAAGTTTGAGATCGGCGGAAATCCGTACATCACCGCGCCTATCGCCATCACCGTACGCAAGGGTCCCGCACCCGGCCGGAAAGACCGCCTGGTTTTTGCGGAAATAACCGTTCCCACACACCAGCCTTACGCCAACGAACTCCTGCCGGTCACCCTGAAAATGTACCGCAAGGTAACCGTTCGCAATGTGAATATCGATCTGCCTCTCGATGATTTTCGCAAGGTGGAGTTGGGGTCGCCCAAACAGTACAACCGCGTGTTGGATGGAATCCGCTACGATGTGTACGAGTGGAACACCGGAATTTATCCTTTGAAGGCGGGCCGGACGACCATTCCATCGGCCTTGATCGAGTTGGACATCGTTGAACAAACGCCCTCCGGCCGGCGCCGTTCCGGCGATCCTTTTTTTGACGACCCCTTTTTCCAGAGTCCGTTTTTCCATAATCAATTTAAATTGAAACACAAAATCCTGCGTACCGATCCGATCGAGCTCGAAGTCCTGCCGCTTCCGGAGAAAAACCGTCCGGAACCGATTTCCAACATGGTTGGACAGTTCCAAATGAATACCCAGTTCAGCCGGACTCAGTTGGCGCAGGGGGAAACGATGACCCTCACTGTCACGGTGACGGGTGAAGGCAATCCGCAGGATGCGCTGCTGGAACTGCCTGAGACCGGCGGAGATTTCAAAGTGTACGCAGACCAGCCGGAGTTCACCCGCACCGGCGGCGATAAAACGGTGACAGGCAAAAAGGTATTCAAGTATGCGCTCGTGCCCTTGAAAGCGGGACCGCTGACCTTTCCCGCAATCACGCTAAACTATTTTGAACCGGGGAGCATGCGTATCAAACGATCCAAACCGAACCGCAAACGGTGAACGTAACCCCGGCAAAAAACTCACAGGAATTGAATGCGGTGGAACCGCAATCCGAAAGCTCATCCACCGGAAGCCCGCACCGGGAGCCGATTGAAGACATCAATCCATTGTATCTGGACATGCAGGAATTCACCGACCGGAGTCGTTCTGGCTGGTTCTGGTTGACGGTGGTCCTGGCCCTGTTCGTTCCTCCAGCGTGCTTTATGTTTTTTATCCCGCTCCACCACAAACGCCAGCGCATGAAATTCGACAGCGCCTACAAACGCCGCATGGAAGCTTTTCGCCAAGCGCAGGAACGCCTGAATCGGTTGACTTCAGGGCACAACGGCGGCGCTCGCGAAACAGTGCGGGAGCTGTCGCAGATCGTTCGCACATACATAGGCGATCGGCTGAACCTGAAGGGAACCGCATTCACCTCGCGGGAAGTGGAAGAGCAGTTGCGGCAACGTGAATTCCGTGAAGAACATATTGTTGAGACACGCGACCTGCTGGAAAAATACGAATCCCTGCAATACGCTGCGGGACAAGGGGACACGGAGGCGCTTTTAGTCGAATCTCGCCGCCTTATCGAGAAGCTGGAGAATTCATGATGCGCCTTCCCCGATTCGCAATCCAGATATTGATCATGCTTTGGGCCGTATTATTTTTGGCTGGCGGGGTCTTGGCGGGAGAAGTCCAGGAACGCATCGCATCGGCCAATCGCCTGTACATGGAACAAAAATACAAGCAGGCAATCAACGTTTACGAGTCTGTCCTTCAATCAGGTTTCGATAACGGTCGTCTGCATTTCAACCTGGGAAACGCCTATTACCGCACCAACCAAACCGGAAAAGCCATCCTCCATTACCTGAAAGCGAATCAACGCCTTCCCCGTGACGAGAAGGTGGAGGCCAACCTGCATTTCACACTGGCGAAAACTGTGGACCGGACAGACTGGCGGTTTCCCAACTTGTGGACCACGGTGTTCTTCTGGCTTGAAGATGTGACTTTGGAAGAACACATCTGGACATTGGTTGGCGTGAACTTCCTTTTATGGGTGGCGTGGAGTGTGTTGATTGTTCACCCCGGACACGCGACCCGCTTGACACGAAATATTGCGCTGGGATTGTTGGGATTGGTTCTGGTATCCACGCTGGCCCGTTTTTTTTACGACGCCGGGCATCGGTATGCGGTGGTGCTGGCAAAGGACATTGCCGTGCATGCAGAGAAGGGATTGGAAAAACCAGTCCTTTTCCGGCTCCATGAGGGGGCCGTCGGAAAAATTACGGCGGAAAAAGATGGGTGGTACCACCTGACTCTTCCGGATGAAACCGGGGGGTGGATCCGGGCACAAGACGACCAGGTCGGAACCTGACTCTTCGACCCACCCCGGATTCCATCAATCCGTCTCCACCCCGGCCATGAAGCCTTTGATCTGGGCCTTCTGGGTCGGAGTGCCTCGTTCAAAGATTTTTACCAGACGGTGGACCGTGCGTTTGAAATCATTGTCACTCATCAGACGCACCACTTCCTTGAAAGCCGATACATCCTTGTCCACCGCATCCTTTTCCTTGATCATGTCCCCTTCCCCGGTCAACAACCAGCAAATGTTGACATCGGTTTTCCGGCACAACCCTGTGAGAGTGGTGGCGGAAGGAAGAGACTTGTCGTTTTCCAGATCCGATAAAGATCCCTGTGAAACATTGATGGTTGCGGCCAGGTCCACCAACCGGAGCGAAGATAACTTGCGCCAGTAGCGAAGACGGCCGCCCACCGATTTGGGCTGGTTCGAATCCTCGTGACCCGGAATGTCATTGCCAATTTTTTCAATCATCGGAAACCTCCTTGTGTTTATCTTCAGCCCCTATTATTGAAAAAATCGGTCAAAATATGATGAAGACAATGCAACAATTATGTTACAAATCGGCCCAATGATATAGCTTTTCCGATATTTTTTCGTTGAGATCAAATAAAAACCAAAAAGGTTAACCCACTCTGCAAAGCCTAAATTTTAAAGCGGTAACCCACGCCCCTAATGGTTTCGATATATTTTCCCGCATCCATCAATTTATTCCGAAGCCTTTGGATGTGCGTGTCAATAGTTCGGGAAAAGACACCTTCACCGCTTTCCCAGACATGTTCCATCAGGTAATCCCGGGTTTTTACCTGGCCCATATTGTCCAGCAATGAGGAGAGCAGCTTGAATTCGGTAAGAGTCAACTGGACGATTTTGTTTTTCACCCGCACCTCGTGTTTTCCGAAGTCCACTTTCAGAACCCCCTGGGTCAATGTGTCATTTCGGGCTTGCGAACCATACACTCTTTTTAAAACATTGTTCACCCGCAATAAAAGTTCCTGAGAGTTAAACGGCTTGGTGACATAATCATCCGCGCCGAACTCCAGACCCAGGTTCCGATCCACTTGTTCCGTCCTGCCGGAAAGAATGATGATGGGAAGGTTTTGTGTTTCCTTGTCGCCCCTCATGCTGCGGCACACTTCCAACCCGTTTTTGCCTGGAATATTGATGTCGAGCAGAACCAAGTCGGGGCAGCGCGAACGAATGATGGCTTCCGCGGATTCGCCGTCATCCGTCGAAATGACCTTGTACTTTTCCTGGTCGACCAGTTGCTTCACCAGGGTCACGATGGACGGGTCGTCGTCCACAATCAGAATAGTGTAGCGCCGGAACCCTTTTTTCGTTTTGCTGTTTTCGGCCATATCAGATTTCAGTCGGGTGGTGAGCCAGGGTTTTCCATTCCTTCTCCATCAGGACCAGCACACGGTTCCACTTTATTGAAAACTCTTTTGCCGGCCCGGAAACAGGCTTTTTTTCCGGTGCGAGCGCCAGAAGGTACCGCTGCCATTTGATCATCATCGCCTCCCGTTGTTCGAAAGGAATCGACCGTGAGCTGAGAATGTTATCTTCAATGTCGCACACTTTGATTTTTTTGGATTCGAGAGGCCAGGCTTCAAAATCTTTCAGGTATTCGAGGTGGGACAACCCGTCCGGCTTGGTCAAATCCGCCACCAGACGGCGGACGTCGGGTCCAAACCAGGATTCGATGTTATCAAGGTTGACCCAGGTATCCTCCACCAGGTCATGGCACAATGCAGCCAGGGCGCCCTCCATTGTCTTGAAATGAAACTGAAGATAGGCTTTGCACACACGGCGGGGATGGTGGTAGAAAAGCTCCCGCTCGCTTCCTTTTCGAATTTGTCCGGAGTGCGCTTTTTGAACGGTAATAAAGGCTTTTTTGATTTTTCCCAGGTTTCCCGTAACCCGAATCGCGTACGGTTCCATATTTTAAATGCCTTCCCGGGTAAAAAACTTCAAACAATCGTCCACGATCCAGTCTATATGCGATAACAAACTGTGATCGGAGTCCAACTCTTCCAGTTTAACCCAGGGGCGATTCTTCGCAAACTCCCGTGACTGAACCACGGGCACGGTTTCATCGTGCACTCCGTGTACAATGCGCGTCGGAACGGACCGGTCCAATGGGAGAGCATCCCACTTGCGGGCATCCTCAAAAATGGCCGTGCTCAATTCCATTTCCCGGTCGTAGCGGTAGTGGTACACCCGCATTACTTCCGGCAGCCTTCCGGACTTCGGGTCCTCCGGGACCACTTTCTCCTTCCAGCGTTTCAGGAATTGCAACCCCGGACACATCAGGTACACCCCCTTAACCTCTTGTCGCAGCTGCGCCACAAGTGCCGCCAGGTATCCGCCCATACTGCTCCCGATCATTCCGATCCTCGAATCCGGCAAAGTATCGA
Coding sequences within it:
- a CDS encoding Bax inhibitor-1/YccA family protein → MQPNRTSYMSQDAIAAEQQRFMVRVYNWMTAGLAMTGGVAWLVSNTEPLMKLIFGNPIVPIVLIIAQIGLVFYLASSVMKMSASQATGVFILYAGLTGLTFSAIFMVYTAASITSTFLVTAGTFGAMSFYGYTTKKDLTSWGSFLFMGLIGIIIASVVNIFLQNEAVYWVVTYAGVLIFVGLTAYDTQMIKQMNILGNEGTDEDTKEAIQGALKLYLDFINLFLMLLRIMGDRR
- a CDS encoding tetratricopeptide repeat protein, which encodes MSAFADELPESAREGIAHYNEEHFDQAARKFSEAEALDPENPTVRYNAGNAKYRLGRYEAAIEDYGKVLSGDSPTELKQKTWYNQGNAWFRLGALDRAMESYKKLWS
- a CDS encoding BatD family protein; the protein is MKFFLSFFLLASIALLLPGSGWSQDIRVSASVNNTEITLEDVLDVKVVMEGTQDAPQPDPPALPAFSVRPGGRATSLQIINGKRTASTTFHFQLIPKQPGDFTIGPFKFEIGGNPYITAPIAITVRKGPAPGRKDRLVFAEITVPTHQPYANELLPVTLKMYRKVTVRNVNIDLPLDDFRKVELGSPKQYNRVLDGIRYDVYEWNTGIYPLKAGRTTIPSALIELDIVEQTPSGRRRSGDPFFDDPFFQSPFFHNQFKLKHKILRTDPIELEVLPLPEKNRPEPISNMVGQFQMNTQFSRTQLAQGETMTLTVTVTGEGNPQDALLELPETGGDFKVYADQPEFTRTGGDKTVTGKKVFKYALVPLKAGPLTFPAITLNYFEPGSMRIKRSKPNRKR
- a CDS encoding helix-turn-helix domain-containing protein, whose protein sequence is MIEKIGNDIPGHEDSNQPKSVGGRLRYWRKLSSLRLVDLAATINVSQGSLSDLENDKSLPSATTLTGLCRKTDVNICWLLTGEGDMIKEKDAVDKDVSAFKEVVRLMSDNDFKRTVHRLVKIFERGTPTQKAQIKGFMAGVETD
- a CDS encoding response regulator transcription factor is translated as MAENSKTKKGFRRYTILIVDDDPSIVTLVKQLVDQEKYKVISTDDGESAEAIIRSRCPDLVLLDINIPGKNGLEVCRSMRGDKETQNLPIIILSGRTEQVDRNLGLEFGADDYVTKPFNSQELLLRVNNVLKRVYGSQARNDTLTQGVLKVDFGKHEVRVKNKIVQLTLTEFKLLSSLLDNMGQVKTRDYLMEHVWESGEGVFSRTIDTHIQRLRNKLMDAGKYIETIRGVGYRFKI
- a CDS encoding HD domain-containing protein, whose amino-acid sequence is MEPYAIRVTGNLGKIKKAFITVQKAHSGQIRKGSERELFYHHPRRVCKAYLQFHFKTMEGALAALCHDLVEDTWVNLDNIESWFGPDVRRLVADLTKPDGLSHLEYLKDFEAWPLESKKIKVCDIEDNILSSRSIPFEQREAMMIKWQRYLLALAPEKKPVSGPAKEFSIKWNRVLVLMEKEWKTLAHHPTEI
- a CDS encoding alpha/beta hydrolase, which gives rise to MKTVYVYCHGFASSPGSKKATVFAQRFREQGKELIVPDLEKGDFRNLTLSGQVEIIQSVVDTLPDSRIGMIGSSMGGYLAALVAQLRQEVKGVYLMCPGLQFLKRWKEKVVPEDPKSGRLPEVMRVYHYRYDREMELSTAIFEDARKWDALPLDRSVPTRIVHGVHDETVPVVQSREFAKNRPWVKLEELDSDHSLLSHIDWIVDDCLKFFTREGI